One genomic segment of Musa acuminata AAA Group cultivar baxijiao chromosome BXJ3-3, Cavendish_Baxijiao_AAA, whole genome shotgun sequence includes these proteins:
- the LOC135633171 gene encoding protein ROOT INITIATION DEFECTIVE 3-like, translating into MPHALSVSKGPHFPPPDVRLRGVVIVAMASFWREVILTSSPNHPITALDPLTGTIRARFSGSHTPRKGLTLVGDALIAASHVSATASGFIRLYDRWTSNLVHCLPTPEPVASLVATPDGSYLFSGGLSGFVHALILPSGDLLRSFRAHRQPVSCLTVNDDGSLLISGGDDGTIVVFPIIRLLDAASGDDDSAQLALCRFAAHDLSVTGVSSGPGGCNATMVSSSLDGTCKLWRITDGSHLRTVKFPCPMWCTVMEPTSSHIYAGGADGRVYAVPLVARRRRTPLDEADVTAWEAEQSGAVTALAMANGNQNLVSASEEGLITIWETEHGSIVRCFGHEGGSIGDLLVAGGGATGFRAARNGDEARPSPGGGFCKREMSRKITEAMEMDEWLRVVMIDKHRAVDMLETAIGSYRKLLALLLREAKRGINEEDATDVYHSTSV; encoded by the coding sequence ATGCCGCATGCTCTCTCCGTGTCCAAAGGCCCTCACTTTCCACCCCCAGACGTTCGCCTTCGCGGAGTTGTCATCGTCGCAATGGCGTCCTTTTGGAGAGAGGTCATTCTCACAAGCTCTCCCAACCATCCGATCACCGCCCTCGATCCGCTCACCGGAACCATCCGCGCCCGCTTCTCCGGCAGCCACACCCCTCGGAAGGGCCTGACGCTCGTCGGTGACGCCCTCATCGCCGCCTCCCACGTCTCTGCCACCGCCTCGGGCTTCATTCGATTGTACGACCGGTGGACCTCCAACTTGGTGCACTGCCTGCCAACGCCTGAGCCGGTGGCCTCCCTCGTCGCGACTCCCGACGGATCGTACCTCTTTTCCGGTGGCCTCTCGGGCTTTGTTCACGCTCTCATTCTTCCCTCCGGTGATCTACTGCGCTCGTTTCGTGCCCACCGCCAGCCTGTCTCCTGTTTGACTGTCAACGACGACGGCTCGCTTCTGATCTCAGGTGGTGATGACGGCACGATTGTAGTGTTCCCCATAATTCGACTGCTGGATGCCGCTTCCGGCGATGATGATTCCGCCCAACTTGCTTTGTGCCGGTTCGCTGCACACGACTTGTCGGTGACCGGTGTCTCTTCCGGACCAGGCGGCTGCAATGCGACCATGGTTTCGAGCTCCCTCGATGGCACATGTAAGCTTTGGAGAATAACAGATGGCAGCCATCTACGAACCGTGAAGTTCCCGTGTCCGATGTGGTGTACCGTCATGGAGCCCACAAGCTCTCACATCTACGCCGGAGGAGCAGATGGGAGGGTGTACGCGGTGCCGCTGGTGGCCAGGCGACGTCGAACACCACTCGACGAGGCAGATGTTACGGCGTGGGAAGCAGAGCAGAGCGGGGCAGTGACGGCACTGGCAATGGCAAACGGGAACCAGAATCTAGTCTCAGCTTCAGAAGAGGGGCTCATAACTATCTGGGAGACGGAGCACGGATCGATCGTACGATGCTTTGGGCATGAAGGCGGAAGCATCGGAGATCTCCTGGTGGCTGGAGGAGGAGCTACTGGATTCAGAGCAGCTCGTAATGGAGATGAAGCACGTCCATCCCCTGGAGGAGGGTTCTGTAAGAGGGAGATGAGTAGGAAGATCACCGAGGCGATGGAGATGGATGAATGGTTGAGAGTGGTCATGATAGATAAGCACCGGGCCGTCGACATGCTCGAAACGGCGATCGGAAGCTACCGGAAGCTCTTAGCTTTGCTTCTCAGGGAGGCCAAGAGAGGCATCAACGAAGAAGATGCTACGGACGTGTACCATTCTACATCTGTATGA
- the LOC135633107 gene encoding nuclear transcription factor Y subunit B-9-like: MPIANVIRIMRRVLPAHAKIADDAKEMIQECVSEYISFITSEANERCQREQRKTVTAEDVLWAMNKLGFDDYIEPLTLFLHRYRELEGDHRGSVRGEALQLIKHRAIPTAVPDIPTAASQFFTTAPVPPPNFAMPPPATAAPQHHNLLSESMVSYFLGMYGSGEGSSASGSYSHVNGMPNFDHPYPPYK; this comes from the coding sequence ATGCCGATCGCCAACGTGATCCGCATCATGCGCAGGGTGCTGCCGGCCCACGCCAAGATCGCGGACGACGCCAAGGAGATGATCCAGGAGTGCGTCTCCGAGTACATCAGCTTCATCACCAGCGAGGCCAACGAGCGGTGCCAGCGAGAGCAGCGCAAGACCGTCACCGCCGAGGACGTGCTGTGGGCCATGAACAAGCTCGGCTTCGATGACTACATCGAGCCCCTCACGCTGTTCCTCCACCGCTACCGCGAGCTGGAGGGCGACCACCGCGGCTCCGTCCGGGGGGAGGCCCTCCAACTCATCAAACACCGAGCCATTCCCACCGCCGTCCCTGATATACCTACGGCTGCCTCCCAGTTCTTCACCACCGCCCCGGTGCCACCGCCGAACTTCGCCATGCCACCGCCAGCTACCGCCGCCCCGCAGCATCACAACCTCTTAAGTGAAAGCATGGTCAGCTACTTCCTCGGCATGTATGGGAGTGGGGAAGGATCCAGTGCAAGTGGAAGCTACTCCCATGTCAACGGGATGCCCAACTTTGACCATCCTTATCCTCCCTACAAATAA
- the LOC135633435 gene encoding uncharacterized protein LOC135633435 — protein sequence MVAMGMGVETRTLVLVNLAGIMERADEALLPAVYKEVGAALDATPTALGSLTLFRSIVQTCCYPLAAYMSMRYDRTHVVALGAFLWSAATFLVAVSTTFLQVAVARALNGVGLALVIPSIQALVADSTNDSTRGSAFGWLYLTSGFGSIIGNFLGLLLASTSFMGIAGWRVAFHLITILSVVVGILVRLFAVDPNFPKNLTGASDKATSRKLIWAELKDLIEEAKTVMRIPSFQIIVAQGISGSFPWSALSFMPMWLELVGFSHGETGLLMTLFSIATSLGALFGGKMGDFLAKHFPNAGRIVLSQISSGSCIPLAGVLLLVLPGDPSTGLAHGLVFFIMGLSISWNAAATNNPIFAEIVPERSRTSIYALDRSFESILASFAPPVVGILAEHLYGYRPTPSGSGEGAVLESDRANAASLAKALYTAIAIPMSLCCSIYSFLYCTYPRDRERARMDSLIASEIQQLELENSSEVRDEQKLSSKAIDITDGIDDESDERRLLPGPAIVSDDED from the exons ATGGTGGCGATGGGAATGGGGGTGGAGACGAGGACGTTGGTCCTGGTGAACCTGGCAGGGATCATGGAGCGGGCAGATGAGGCGCTGCTACCGGCGGTGTACAAGGAGGTCGGTGCCGCCCTCGACGCCACCCCGACCGCCCTCGGATCCCTCACCCTCTTCCGCTCCATCGTGCAGACCTGCTGCTATCCCCTCGCCGCTTACATGTCCATGCGGTACGACCGGACCCATGTCGTGGCCCTCGGCGCCTTCCTCTGGTCCGCCGCCACCTTCCTCGTTGCTGTCTCCACCACCTTCCTCCAG GTAGCAGTCGCAAGGGCTCTCAATGGGGTCGGGTTAGCTCTGGTAATACCATCCATCCAAGCTCTTGTGGCCGATTCCACCAACGACAGCACTCGTGGATCGGCATTTGGATGGCTATATCTGACCAGTGGTTTCGGCTCCATCATCGGCAACTTCTTGGGCCTTCTGCTGGCGTCCACTTCGTTCATGGGAATCGCTGGCTGGAGAGTTGCCTTCCATCTGATCACCATTTTAAGTGttgtagtaggaattctggtccggctCTTTGCAGTGGATCCTAATTTCCCTAAGAACCTTACTGGTGCAAGCGACAAAGCCACCTCGAGGAAGTTGATTTGGGCAGAACTAAAGGATCTGATCGAAGAAGCCAAGACTGTCATGAGAATCCCTTCGTTTCAGATCATCGTGGCTCAGGGGATCAGCGGATCGTTTCCGTGGTCCGCCCTCTCGTTCATGCCGATGTGGCTGGAGCTCGTCGGATTCTCCCACGGCGAGACCGGACTCCTCATGACATTGTTCTCCATTGCGACGTCGCTTGGAGCACTGTTTGGGGGAAAGATGGGGGACTTTCTTGCAAAGCATTTCCCCAACGCCGGAAGGATAGTGTTGTCACAGATAAGCTCTGGTTCTTGCATTCCTCTTGCAGGTGTGCTGTTACTGGTCTTGCCTGGTGACCCCTCCACAGGGCTTGCTCACGGCCTTGTCTTCTTCATCATGGGATTAAGCATCTCCTGGAACGCGGCGGCCACTAACAA TCCGATATTTGCAGAAATAGTCCCGGAGAGATCTCGAACGAGCATCTACGCACTAGATAGATCCTTTGAGTCCATACTCGCGTCGTTTGCTCCTCCAGTTGTTGGCATTTTAGCTGAGCATCTCTATGGTTACAGACCGACTCCCAGTGGATCAGGTGAAGGTGCAGTTCTCGAGTCGGACAGAGCAAACGCTGCCTCTTTGGCCAAGGCGCTTTACACTGCTATAGCAATTCCAATGTCACTATGTTGTTCCATCTACTCCTTCCTATACTGTACCTATCCAAGAGACAGAGAGCGAGCAAGAATGGATTCCTTGATAGCATCAGAGATACAGCAGCTTGAGCTGGAAAATAGCAGTGAAGTTAGAGATGAGCAAAAGCTTTCCAGCAAAGCTATTGACATTACCGATGGGATAGACGATGAGAGTGATGAAAGGAGACTGCTGCCAGGACCTGCAATAGTATCAGATGACGAGGATTAG